The nucleotide window TTTTTTTGTCAACGGGTTTCATGTTTTCTGCATAGTTATCCATTAAGTGTTGTCGTTGTTCTTCGGTCATTACTTTGTGGAAAAGGTCGCCTGGTTGTTTGTAGTTGTCGATTCTTTCTTGTGCTTTATATCTATCTGCGTTTCCTGAGATTTTTAGTGGTGGTTGTTTTACTGAGGGTTTTTCTGTTGGGCCGCCGAAACTGTTTGGCTCATAGTTTGGTCCGGACCCTAGGTTTCCATCGGTCCGCATATATCCGTTTTGGTGGTAGTTGTTTTTGTCTGTGTTTTTTGGTTTGTTTACAGGTATGTTCTCAAAGTTTGTGCTTAATCTGTAGCGATGGGCGTCGTCATAGGATGGTATTCTTCCTTGAAGCATTTTATCTGGGCTATGTCCTATTCCTGGTACTACGTGGGCTGGACTGAATGCGGATTGTTCTACGTCCTGGAAGAAGTTATTGGGGTTTTTGTTTAGCTCTAGGGTTCCAACCTCTATTGGGGGGTAGTCACCGTGGGGCCATACCCTAGTAAGGTCAAATGGATTTATGTGGTATTCTTCAGCTTCTTTTTCAGGCATTATCTGTGCTTTTAATGTCCATGTTGGATAATTTCCTTCTTCTATAGCGGTCCATAAATCTTCTCTGTGGTAATGAGGGTTTTCACCGGCCAACCGCTTTGCCTCCTCAGGATCAAGGTTTTTAATCCCTTGGTCTGTTTTAAAATGGAACTTAACCCAATAACGTTCTTCATCTTCATTGTATAGTGAAAGTGTATGGCTTGAATACCCATTCATATGTCTCCATGACGCCGGTATACCTCTATCGCTGAATAATATGGTGATTTGATGTAGTGATTCTGGAGATAGTGACCAGAAATCCCATTGAGGTGTTGGATCTTTCAATCCACTGCCAGGAACCTCTTTCTGCGTATGAATGAAGTCTGAAAACTTAGATGGATCACGTACAAAGAATACTGGAGTGTTGTTTCCAACAAGATCCCAATTCCCCTCTTCTGTATAGAACTTTACTGCAAAACCACGAGGATCTCTAACCGTATCCGCCGACCCACGGGAACCTGCAACTGTAGAAAACCGAACAAACACATCCGTTTCCTTACCAACCTCTGAAAAAAGATCTGCCATAGTATATTCAGAGATCTCATCATTAGTTACTGTAAACGTACCGAAGGCCCCACCACCCTTAGCATGAACAATCCTTTCAGGAATCTCTTCACGATTAAACTGAGCCATCTTCTCCAAATAATGATAATCCTCCATTAACATCGGACCTTCAGGCCCAGCAGTCTTAGAATTCTGATTATCAGGAACAGGCTCACCAGAATTAGTAGTAAGCGTCTCCCTATCCTCATCCTCGTTGGGCTCTCCCAACCCATGTTTATGTTTTTTACCCATAACCTTTCACAAACAAAATATAAGACAAACATCACTCATATAATTTTTTAAAACAAACCAAAAAACACATTAAAGAAAGAAACATCAAAAAACATTGGAAGAAAAAAGGTAAACAAAATATATTTAATGGATAAAAAAGTTTTTTAAAGAAACAGGTGCACACATCCTCGGCGGCCTCTCAGGACGGATATTATTTAGGTTTTTGGACAAAAACTTAAAAACTAAAATATGCTCTGCATAAACCCCGAACCTCTCTACCTTAAAAAGTTAAATAGGGGTTTATGCCTCATTGGCCGCCTAAAACTACCTCTTTCCATAAGTTTCAAACTTACAACACCCACGCTTAATTTTATCTAAATCCTTTTATTAAACAACTATACATTCAGCAGCACCGAGAATCCTTAAGCATGGGGCGCTCTCCTTTCTCATCTGTAGATTTCTGGCAATCCATATCCAATTACGCCAATTATATAATAACAGGAGACACCGATCTTTTAGACCAAGAAAAGTACAAAGGCATAAAGATAATCAAACCAACCCCCTTCATTGAGAAAATAAAAGAATAATATATCTTTAATCAAATACCTCAGCAATGACTGTACACTCTCTACTCAATCAAAGTAGAGTCTATAATAGAAAAAAAGTTACATATCTTAAATGTAAGATATATATTACGATATATATGTCTGAAATAGATATGATAACCGTAACCTCAAAAGGACAGATATCCATACCATCAAAAATAAGAAAAAAATACGAAATAGAAAAAGGAGACAAACTCTTTTTAGCCACAAAAGACGACACACTCATCCTAAAAAAAATAGATAAAGAAGTACTCGAAAAATCCATAGATGAAATACTCAAACTAATCCAAGAAAAAAGTAAAAAAGAAGGGCTAAAAGAAGAAGACGCATGCAAAATAGTAAAAGGACACAGAAAAGAAAAAAAACAAAAAAACAATGACCGAGGACTAACGCTCTAAAAAAAGAAATTCTCTCAATCTCTAGAATCGGGGATTACGTTGCAAATCAATATCTATCAATAGTTTTAAACAGCCCTCTATCAATGTTTTTATTTTTTCTATTATTTTTTTTTTAGTTATTTTTCCTGAAATAATCCTATTATATATATTGATATTCTTAGGTTGTTAAGAGAATAGAACTGAAATCTATTTTGAATGCTCCGACGGGGATTTGAACCCCGGTACTCGGCTCGAGAAGCCGAAATGATTGGCCTGGCTACACCATCGGAGCGTTGTTTTTTTGTTTGTTTTGTATTGGGATATCTCTTTTTGTTTTTAGTGTTTTTTGGTGTTTTTAATGATTTTTCGTTATCGATAACTTTTTTATTGTCTTAGATTTGATTTGGTATTAGGGTTTGTTGTTTTTGTTTTGTGTTTATTGTTGTGTTGAGTTTGTATGGAGAGTTTGTTATGTCGATTGTGCCAATTGATGAGGTTGAGAGGACTAAGGAGGTTTTAGCGGGTTTTTTGGGTTTGGAGGCCAGTGATATATATCGTAAGACGGATTGGTATAAGGATGAAAGGCCTTCGGAGAGTTGGTATGAGTTTGAGGGTTGGGAGTATGTGCCTGGTGAGGTTCCGAATAAGGTTTGGTGGGATAAGCCTTTTTGCAGGGTTAAGGTGTTTGAATATTGTGATTCTGTGATGTATGTTCTTCAGTTTACGCCTGGTGGTTCTGTTGTGCATAG belongs to Methanonatronarchaeum sp. AMET-Sl and includes:
- a CDS encoding catalase; this encodes MGKKHKHGLGEPNEDEDRETLTTNSGEPVPDNQNSKTAGPEGPMLMEDYHYLEKMAQFNREEIPERIVHAKGGGAFGTFTVTNDEISEYTMADLFSEVGKETDVFVRFSTVAGSRGSADTVRDPRGFAVKFYTEEGNWDLVGNNTPVFFVRDPSKFSDFIHTQKEVPGSGLKDPTPQWDFWSLSPESLHQITILFSDRGIPASWRHMNGYSSHTLSLYNEDEERYWVKFHFKTDQGIKNLDPEEAKRLAGENPHYHREDLWTAIEEGNYPTWTLKAQIMPEKEAEEYHINPFDLTRVWPHGDYPPIEVGTLELNKNPNNFFQDVEQSAFSPAHVVPGIGHSPDKMLQGRIPSYDDAHRYRLSTNFENIPVNKPKNTDKNNYHQNGYMRTDGNLGSGPNYEPNSFGGPTEKPSVKQPPLKISGNADRYKAQERIDNYKQPGDLFHKVMTEEQRQHLMDNYAENMKPVDKKIQKRQLVHFYKADPDLGRGVAKRLNIDIKEAIDQELLELDDNEIRNAKRVNDLL
- a CDS encoding AbrB/MazE/SpoVT family DNA-binding domain-containing protein, which codes for MSEIDMITVTSKGQISIPSKIRKKYEIEKGDKLFLATKDDTLILKKIDKEVLEKSIDEILKLIQEKSKKEGLKEEDACKIVKGHRKEKKQKNNDRGLTL